In Leptospira sp. WS58.C1, a single genomic region encodes these proteins:
- a CDS encoding DUF1554 domain-containing protein: MALRITTLLIFLSGFFSSACSKPFPGGDELILLGILGKTRYLFVTTSPNTGNLGGVGGADLICQSAKTSEVPELPGSALEYVALIAASTRVPGGAGWPLLANTNYYAMDPGQTLIFHTNSSAIPVVPMDSATGIPGAGNYWTGISMTFGVGDTCLNWGDGTAGQFGEYGAPADNTIGGFNQGFSDGCDQPKSLLCVRN, from the coding sequence ATGGCTCTTCGAATTACCACTTTACTCATTTTTCTTTCCGGTTTTTTTAGCTCCGCTTGTTCCAAGCCGTTTCCCGGAGGAGATGAACTCATCCTCTTAGGGATTCTTGGAAAAACACGTTATCTGTTCGTTACGACTTCCCCCAATACGGGAAACTTGGGCGGAGTTGGAGGTGCGGATCTTATCTGTCAAAGTGCAAAAACTTCAGAAGTCCCCGAATTACCCGGTTCCGCTTTGGAATACGTTGCATTGATCGCGGCTTCGACTCGGGTACCGGGAGGAGCGGGCTGGCCTCTACTTGCAAATACGAATTATTATGCGATGGATCCTGGACAGACTCTCATATTTCATACGAACAGTTCCGCGATCCCTGTGGTCCCGATGGATAGTGCGACCGGAATTCCTGGAGCAGGAAACTATTGGACGGGTATCAGTATGACTTTTGGAGTAGGAGATACCTGTCTTAATTGGGGCGATGGTACCGCTGGGCAATTCGGAGAATACGGAGCCCCCGCAGACAATACCATTGGGGGATTCAACCAAGGCTTCTCGGATGGATGCGATCAGCCTAAAAGCCTACTTTGCGTTAGAAATTAA
- a CDS encoding sensor histidine kinase — MASGLLKRKETKQSGSYSGKEQASKFLSLVEEISPIVALDENNIVRFANASFRKEFKLRFASTVGKNLFNLLKLDSKEEANLRENLHKALKTKLQNQEFRKGKKSYGYSIFRFKDSLGMILKDITENKKLEKKIATLHTQVLASQEEERSRLARELHDGVGQLILAAKLHFQAYQKSEKEHPESFGSGLGLIDRASQELREIYTNLQPTSLKELGLEAALKSLANQIFPIQKIKVKSEFKVPEKIPQEIQNQVFRILQEICANILKHSQANKVELKIFSENDTLVVSAKDNGKGFKEKEARIKSTGYGLENIRRRTEDLNGTLFLETEPNKGTQYVLRIPLKKRSKEKV; from the coding sequence GTGGCTTCAGGACTTCTCAAACGAAAAGAAACCAAACAATCTGGCTCTTACTCCGGTAAGGAGCAGGCTTCTAAATTCCTTTCCTTGGTAGAGGAGATCTCTCCTATCGTTGCCTTGGATGAAAACAATATTGTCCGATTTGCAAACGCATCCTTTCGAAAAGAATTCAAACTCAGATTCGCAAGCACAGTAGGCAAAAATCTATTCAATCTATTAAAGTTGGATTCAAAGGAAGAAGCCAACCTAAGAGAAAATCTTCACAAGGCTCTCAAAACAAAATTACAGAACCAGGAATTCAGAAAAGGAAAGAAGTCTTACGGATATTCTATTTTCCGATTCAAAGACAGCCTTGGAATGATCTTAAAAGATATCACCGAGAATAAAAAGTTAGAGAAGAAGATCGCCACTCTCCACACACAGGTATTAGCTTCCCAAGAAGAAGAAAGATCCAGACTCGCAAGAGAACTTCATGATGGAGTTGGACAACTTATACTTGCTGCAAAATTACATTTCCAAGCGTATCAAAAATCCGAGAAGGAGCATCCTGAATCTTTCGGCTCCGGTCTAGGACTCATCGATCGAGCTAGCCAAGAACTCCGCGAAATTTACACAAATTTGCAACCTACTTCCTTAAAAGAACTAGGGCTGGAGGCCGCTTTGAAATCTCTAGCGAATCAAATTTTTCCGATACAAAAAATTAAAGTAAAATCCGAGTTCAAGGTTCCCGAAAAAATTCCACAGGAAATACAGAACCAAGTTTTCAGAATTTTACAGGAAATTTGCGCTAATATTCTGAAACATTCCCAAGCGAATAAAGTGGAGTTGAAGATCTTTTCGGAGAATGATACTTTGGTAGTTTCTGCAAAAGATAACGGAAAAGGATTTAAAGAAAAAGAAGCCAGAATAAAATCTACCGGATACGGATTGGAAAATATTCGGAGAAGAACCGAGGACCTAAACGGTACTCTTTTTTTAGAAACGGAGCCCAATAAAGGCACTCAATACGTGCTAAGGATCCCGTTAAAAAAACGTTCCAAGGAGAAAGTATGA
- a CDS encoding response regulator, with protein sequence MNAQPSVCKLYLVDDHAILREGLRLIISGQNDLEIIGENGNAEQALDEIGKLEPDILITDISMPGVSGIDLVKGVKRYYPKVQVIILSRHDNEEYIQKLVDLGINGYVLKDDAGEDLLRAIDAVRRKETYLSPRIATRVLSNIGRKKTGELQEEGPSVFSVLSDRERQILKLISEGNSNEKIGKLLHISPATVKVHRANIMKKLDLHKVADLVVYAIRAGIVES encoded by the coding sequence ATGAACGCCCAACCCTCCGTTTGCAAACTCTATCTTGTAGACGACCACGCGATCTTAAGAGAAGGTCTTCGGCTGATCATTTCCGGACAAAACGATCTGGAGATCATCGGCGAAAACGGGAACGCCGAACAGGCATTAGATGAGATAGGCAAATTAGAGCCTGATATTCTCATCACGGATATCTCCATGCCGGGAGTTAGCGGTATCGACCTCGTTAAAGGAGTCAAAAGATATTATCCCAAAGTCCAGGTCATCATTCTATCCCGACATGATAACGAAGAATACATCCAGAAACTGGTGGACCTTGGCATCAACGGTTATGTCCTAAAAGACGACGCAGGAGAAGATCTACTCAGAGCGATAGATGCGGTCCGCAGAAAGGAAACATATTTAAGCCCAAGGATCGCAACTCGTGTACTTTCCAATATCGGCCGCAAAAAGACCGGAGAACTCCAGGAAGAAGGTCCGTCAGTATTCTCGGTTCTTTCCGACAGAGAAAGACAGATCTTAAAATTGATCTCAGAAGGAAATTCCAACGAGAAAATAGGGAAACTTCTTCATATCTCGCCTGCAACCGTAAAGGTGCATAGGGCAAACATCATGAAGAAGTTGGACTTACACAAAGTGGCGGACCTGGTAGTTTACGCCATCCGGGCAGGGATCGTAGAGAGTTAA